The proteins below are encoded in one region of uncultured Eubacteriales bacterium:
- a CDS encoding Phosphocarrier protein HPr translates to MYARQTKIINKTGLHARPASTFVMATKQFKSDITIRNVDAGSDPANAKSIIMLLAAGLSCGTTIEIAANGPDEKEAVDHLVAQVEGGFGE, encoded by the coding sequence TTGTACGCACGGCAGACGAAGATCATCAATAAGACGGGCCTCCACGCCCGTCCGGCCTCTACTTTCGTGATGGCCACGAAGCAGTTCAAGTCCGACATCACCATCCGCAACGTTGACGCTGGCAGCGACCCCGCCAACGCCAAGTCCATCATTATGCTCCTGGCCGCCGGCCTGAGCTGCGGCACCACCATCGAGATCGCCGCCAACGGCCCCGATGAGAAAGAGGCCGTGGACCATCTGGTCGCCCAGGTCGAGGGCGGTTTCGGCGAGTAA
- the nrdR gene encoding transcriptional repressor of nrd genes (Evidence 2b : Function of strongly homologous gene; Product type r : regulator) — protein MKCPFCSNLESKVVDSRPSDEGSSIRRRRECLECHKRFTTYETMESLPLVVIKKDGSRQTFDRSKLTGSMLRACEKRTVSFDTLQRIADEIEQALQNEMDREVPSARIGELVMEKLKDVDEVSYVRFASVYRQFKDISTFMSELNKLLKEK, from the coding sequence ATGAAGTGCCCGTTCTGTTCTAATCTGGAGAGCAAGGTCGTAGACTCCCGCCCCTCGGACGAGGGGTCCAGCATCCGCCGCCGGCGGGAGTGCCTGGAGTGCCACAAGCGGTTCACCACCTACGAGACGATGGAGAGCCTGCCCCTCGTGGTCATCAAAAAGGACGGCAGCCGCCAGACCTTCGACCGCAGCAAGCTGACCGGCAGCATGCTCCGCGCCTGTGAAAAGCGTACTGTCTCCTTCGATACCCTCCAGCGCATCGCCGACGAGATCGAGCAGGCGCTCCAGAACGAGATGGACCGTGAGGTCCCCTCCGCCCGCATCGGCGAGCTGGTGATGGAAAAGCTCAAGGATGTGGACGAGGTATCCTATGTCCGGTTCGCGTCGGTCTACCGCCAATTTAAGGACATCAGCACCTTCATGTCGGAGCTCAACAAGCTTCTCAAGGAAAAATAA
- a CDS encoding hypothetical protein (Evidence 5 : No homology to any previously reported sequences) codes for MQNKNESQNNKSQNQNKSKNPSSESKKKDRPQSKSERQEQF; via the coding sequence ATGCAGAATAAAAATGAATCCCAGAATAATAAAAGCCAGAACCAGAATAAGTCCAAGAACCCCAGCAGCGAGAGCAAGAAGAAGGATCGCCCCCAGAGCAAGAGCGAACGGCAGGAGCAGTTCTAA
- a CDS encoding putative Malate-2H(+)/Na(+)-lactate antiporter (Evidence 3 : Function proposed based on presence of conserved amino acid motif, structural feature or limited homology) translates to MTTIKKGDPIMEGIKDKKKPSLGFVLLTIGTLVAFIGIGIGVFQLQMIFLLFFSWLLLLPFAMYLGYTADEVEGFAYGMIKTGLQVCAILFAVGALIAVWISAGTVPSIIYFCLKIINPHLVLVIAMVLCTLTALATGTSWGTVGTAGVAMMGVGIGMGIPAPVIAGAVISGTYFGDKMSPVSDSVLLNSTLAGCTPMQHIRHMAYSAGPAYLISAAVYLIMGFTIAGSSSGEAQTQAIITNLGQTFHIGVLTLIPAVVVITLLAMKKSALWSLMLGALAGALVTILYQGYSISEVGAFLVSGFTIDTGDASLNNLLSRGGIVSMLDMVGIVIGALGVGGILKGCGVVDVLVEIISSRVSSSRGIALCAMLACLICIVLIPDNNFSMIMVGTLMAPLFRKVGLRPENLSRISEDVNTLGAVFVPWNVGAVFVASTLGVNIFSAMPFAFASTLTLVINLIFALSGWTMTKYTQAELGQLARESVN, encoded by the coding sequence ATGACCACAATAAAGAAAGGGGACCCCATTATGGAAGGTATCAAAGACAAAAAGAAACCCTCCCTGGGTTTCGTACTCCTGACCATCGGTACCCTAGTGGCATTTATCGGAATCGGGATCGGCGTTTTTCAGCTGCAAATGATCTTCCTGCTCTTCTTCTCCTGGCTGCTGCTGCTGCCCTTCGCCATGTACCTGGGCTACACCGCCGACGAGGTTGAAGGCTTTGCCTACGGCATGATCAAAACCGGCCTCCAGGTCTGCGCCATTTTGTTCGCGGTGGGCGCGCTGATCGCCGTATGGATCTCGGCCGGCACCGTGCCGTCCATCATCTATTTCTGCCTTAAAATCATCAACCCGCACCTGGTCTTAGTCATCGCCATGGTCTTATGTACCCTGACGGCGCTTGCCACGGGCACCTCCTGGGGTACGGTGGGCACCGCTGGCGTCGCCATGATGGGCGTGGGCATCGGGATGGGTATCCCCGCCCCTGTCATCGCCGGGGCCGTCATCTCGGGAACCTATTTTGGAGACAAGATGTCTCCGGTGTCCGACTCCGTCCTGCTCAACTCCACGCTGGCGGGCTGCACCCCCATGCAGCATATCAGGCATATGGCCTACTCGGCCGGGCCGGCATATCTCATTTCGGCGGCGGTCTATCTCATCATGGGCTTCACCATCGCGGGCTCCTCCTCCGGCGAGGCTCAGACGCAGGCGATCATCACCAATCTGGGACAGACCTTTCATATCGGCGTTCTCACGCTGATCCCCGCGGTCGTCGTCATCACGCTGCTGGCCATGAAGAAGTCCGCGCTCTGGTCGCTGATGCTGGGCGCACTGGCGGGGGCGCTGGTCACCATCCTGTACCAGGGCTACTCGATCTCTGAGGTAGGCGCTTTCCTGGTGTCCGGGTTCACCATCGACACGGGGGACGCCTCGCTCAACAACCTGCTGAGCCGCGGCGGCATCGTGAGCATGCTCGACATGGTGGGCATTGTCATCGGGGCGCTCGGCGTGGGCGGTATTCTGAAGGGCTGCGGCGTCGTGGACGTGCTGGTGGAAATCATCTCAAGCCGCGTCTCCTCCAGCCGGGGCATCGCCCTGTGCGCCATGCTGGCGTGCCTGATCTGCATCGTTCTCATTCCCGATAATAACTTTTCTATGATTATGGTAGGCACCCTGATGGCTCCTCTTTTCCGCAAGGTCGGTCTCCGCCCCGAGAACCTCTCCCGCATCTCGGAGGACGTCAACACGCTGGGCGCGGTATTTGTCCCATGGAACGTGGGGGCCGTGTTTGTGGCCTCCACCCTGGGTGTCAACATCTTCTCCGCCATGCCCTTCGCATTCGCCAGCACGCTGACTCTGGTCATCAATCTCATCTTCGCGCTGAGCGGCTGGACCATGACGAAATACACGCAGGCGGAGCTGGGCCAGCTCGCGCGGGAGAGCGTGAACTGA
- a CDS encoding Mimosine amino transferase, whose product MDAPFDLLPDRRHLSTLKWEYERARTGDPALLSFGTADMDFSSPKPILDAITQVAAQGHLGYPLVRDSYYAAIEGWLARTAGWQIDARACTATNVGIYTSIWTLLDALTAPGDEVIIQTPVHFCFSQLLRDNGRVAVPNPLLLTENGYTMDFDRLETLFTPKTKLFWLCNPHNPVGRAWREEELRRLGELCLRHGVTILSDDVYCGLVYPGHKYTPIASLSPELAQNSVICYSPSKSYNTTGVKFSFVVTENPRILQQYNQSLAKLDLNYGMNIFGLAVTEAAYDHCDEWLSALMDYVRENHRLAEDFVAEHMPGARVCPADSTYFAWVDLRCLPMSSARAVAHFEREAHILVNDGAGLGEGGEGFVRVNLACPRAVLREGLSRMERAYGKLTQA is encoded by the coding sequence ATGGACGCTCCATTTGATCTTCTGCCGGACCGCCGGCATTTGAGCACGCTGAAGTGGGAATACGAGCGGGCGCGCACGGGCGACCCGGCGCTGCTGAGCTTCGGCACCGCCGACATGGACTTCTCAAGCCCTAAGCCGATCCTGGACGCCATCACCCAGGTCGCGGCGCAGGGGCATCTGGGGTACCCGCTCGTCCGGGACAGCTACTATGCCGCCATTGAGGGCTGGCTTGCCAGAACGGCAGGCTGGCAGATCGACGCGCGCGCCTGCACCGCTACCAACGTGGGGATATACACCAGCATCTGGACTCTGCTGGACGCGCTGACGGCGCCGGGTGACGAGGTCATAATCCAAACGCCCGTCCACTTTTGCTTTTCGCAGCTCCTGCGGGACAACGGGCGCGTGGCGGTACCCAATCCGCTCCTGCTGACGGAGAATGGCTATACCATGGACTTTGACCGCCTGGAAACGCTGTTTACGCCCAAGACCAAGCTCTTTTGGCTGTGTAACCCCCACAATCCCGTGGGGCGGGCCTGGCGCGAGGAGGAGCTGAGGCGGCTGGGCGAGCTGTGCCTGCGGCATGGCGTTACCATCCTGTCGGACGACGTATACTGTGGTCTGGTTTACCCGGGCCATAAGTACACCCCCATCGCCTCCCTGTCCCCGGAGCTGGCGCAAAACTCGGTCATCTGCTATTCCCCCAGCAAGAGCTACAACACCACCGGGGTAAAATTCTCCTTCGTCGTCACGGAAAACCCCCGCATCCTTCAGCAGTACAATCAGTCCCTGGCAAAGCTCGACCTCAACTACGGCATGAATATCTTCGGCCTGGCTGTCACGGAGGCGGCCTACGACCACTGCGACGAGTGGCTTTCCGCGCTCATGGACTATGTGCGCGAAAACCACCGGCTGGCGGAGGACTTCGTGGCAGAGCACATGCCGGGCGCGCGGGTGTGCCCGGCGGACTCCACCTATTTTGCGTGGGTGGATCTGCGCTGCCTGCCCATGTCCTCGGCGCGGGCCGTGGCGCACTTTGAGCGGGAGGCCCATATCCTCGTCAATGACGGCGCGGGCCTGGGCGAGGGCGGCGAGGGCTTTGTACGCGTCAATCTTGCCTGCCCCCGCGCCGTCCTGCGGGAGGGTCTCTCCCGGATGGAGCGGGCCTACGGCAAGCTTACGCAGGCATGA
- a CDS encoding conserved hypothetical protein (Evidence 4 : Homologs of previously reported genes of unknown function) produces the protein MSRMVGTVSRGIRAPIIRSGDDLVEIVTRSVLDAAADAGFAVQDRDVIAVTEAIVARSQGNYATVDNIAADVRAKLGGGTVGVIFPILSRNRFSVCLRGIAKGCKKVVLMLSYPSDEVGNHLVSLDAIDSAGVNPYSDVLTLERYRALFGYEKHPFTGVDYVEFYEDLIKESGAEVEVIFANDPRAILPYAKRVLSCDIHTRSRTKRLLTAAGAEAALALDDIMTAPIDGSGCNEAYGLLGSNKATEDSVKLFPRPCQDLVENIQAKMLRETGKHVEVMVYGDGAFKDPVGKIWELADPVVSPAYTAGLEGTPNELKLKYLADNDFAGLSGEALRDAIKDKIKAKDGSSLVGNMAAQGTTPRRLTDLIGSLCDLTSGSGDKGTPIVYIQGYFDNYTTD, from the coding sequence ATGAGCCGCATGGTCGGAACTGTTTCCCGTGGCATCCGCGCGCCCATTATCCGCAGTGGGGACGACCTGGTAGAGATCGTCACCCGCTCGGTGCTGGACGCGGCGGCCGACGCGGGGTTTGCCGTACAGGACCGCGACGTCATCGCCGTCACAGAGGCCATCGTGGCCCGGAGCCAGGGGAACTACGCCACGGTGGACAACATCGCCGCCGATGTTCGCGCCAAGCTGGGCGGCGGCACGGTGGGCGTGATATTCCCCATCCTCAGCCGCAACCGTTTCTCGGTCTGCCTGCGGGGCATCGCCAAGGGCTGCAAGAAGGTCGTCCTCATGCTATCCTATCCCTCCGACGAGGTCGGCAACCATCTGGTGAGCCTGGACGCCATTGACAGCGCCGGGGTCAACCCCTACAGCGATGTGCTCACCCTGGAGCGCTACCGCGCCCTCTTCGGCTATGAAAAGCACCCCTTCACAGGCGTGGACTACGTGGAGTTCTATGAGGACCTCATCAAGGAGAGCGGCGCGGAGGTGGAGGTCATCTTCGCCAACGACCCCCGGGCCATTTTGCCCTACGCCAAGCGCGTCCTCTCCTGCGATATCCATACCCGCTCGCGCACCAAGCGCCTTCTCACCGCCGCCGGGGCCGAGGCCGCCCTCGCCCTGGACGACATTATGACTGCCCCCATCGACGGCAGCGGGTGCAACGAGGCGTACGGGCTCCTCGGCTCCAACAAGGCCACCGAGGACAGTGTGAAGCTTTTCCCCCGTCCCTGCCAGGACCTGGTAGAGAATATCCAGGCCAAAATGCTCCGGGAGACCGGTAAGCACGTAGAGGTCATGGTCTACGGCGACGGCGCGTTCAAGGACCCCGTGGGCAAGATCTGGGAGCTGGCCGACCCTGTGGTTTCCCCCGCCTACACCGCCGGGCTGGAGGGCACCCCCAACGAGTTAAAGCTGAAGTACCTGGCCGACAACGACTTCGCCGGACTCTCCGGCGAGGCCCTGCGCGACGCCATAAAGGACAAGATCAAGGCCAAGGACGGCAGCAGCCTGGTGGGCAACATGGCCGCCCAGGGCACCACCCCCCGCCGCCTCACCGACCTCATCGGCTCGCTGTGCGACCTCACCTCCGGCAGCGGCGACAAGGGCACCCCCATCGTCTACATCCAGGGCTATTTCGACAACTACACGACCGACTAA
- the mgsA gene encoding Methylglyoxal synthase, with amino-acid sequence MNDFITLTIGKQKNIALIAHDGKKKELLDWCDWNKSVLQKHFLCGTGTTATMVSERTGLPVRAYNSGPLGGDQQIGAKIVEGKIDFVIFFSDPLCAQPHDPDIKALLRIALVYDIPIATNKSSADFMITSPLMDEEYNRTVMNFQRNVAQRSQELK; translated from the coding sequence ATGAATGATTTTATTACATTGACCATTGGAAAGCAAAAGAACATCGCCCTGATCGCCCATGACGGCAAAAAGAAGGAGCTTCTCGATTGGTGCGACTGGAACAAGTCGGTTCTTCAAAAGCATTTTCTCTGCGGTACAGGTACGACCGCAACCATGGTTTCGGAGCGCACCGGTCTTCCGGTGCGGGCCTATAACAGCGGCCCCCTCGGCGGGGACCAGCAGATCGGCGCAAAAATCGTGGAGGGTAAAATCGATTTCGTTATTTTCTTTTCCGACCCGCTCTGCGCCCAGCCGCATGATCCGGATATCAAGGCGTTGCTGCGTATCGCGCTGGTGTATGATATCCCCATTGCCACCAATAAGTCCTCAGCCGATTTTATGATTACCTCTCCTCTCATGGACGAGGAATATAATCGCACCGTCATGAACTTTCAGCGCAATGTGGCCCAGCGCAGCCAGGAGTTGAAATAA
- a CDS encoding conserved hypothetical protein (Evidence 4 : Homologs of previously reported genes of unknown function) has protein sequence MTEVFVSLPNAVRIQQFVSAISNLSGDFDLIEGNRILDARSLMGIFSFDLTKPIKLRIYQDSNENLEVIRSFIAGTENER, from the coding sequence ATGACAGAGGTTTTTGTCAGCTTACCAAACGCGGTGCGAATCCAGCAGTTTGTATCAGCCATATCCAATCTATCCGGTGACTTTGATCTGATTGAGGGCAATCGCATTTTAGACGCCCGCTCCTTAATGGGCATTTTCAGCTTTGATTTGACTAAGCCGATCAAATTGAGAATCTATCAAGACAGCAATGAGAATCTTGAAGTAATCAGATCATTCATTGCGGGAACGGAGAACGAGAGATGA
- a CDS encoding hypothetical protein (Evidence 5 : No homology to any previously reported sequences), giving the protein MFYQYGGCHVTGSYSPIYTYFYAAVISLRHFLWYQQKGFHLVIYMKTFPCYNETERRLFYDRGFCQLTKRGANPAVCISHIQSIR; this is encoded by the coding sequence TTGTTTTATCAGTATGGCGGATGTCACGTAACAGGGAGTTATAGTCCTATCTATACATATTTCTATGCCGCAGTGATTTCGCTGCGGCATTTTCTATGGTACCAGCAAAAGGGCTTTCACTTGGTCATTTACATGAAAACCTTTCCTTGTTATAATGAAACCGAACGGAGGTTGTTTTATGACAGAGGTTTTTGTCAGCTTACCAAACGCGGTGCGAATCCAGCAGTTTGTATCAGCCATATCCAATCTATCCGGTGA
- a CDS encoding putative ABC-2 type transporter (Evidence 3 : Function proposed based on presence of conserved amino acid motif, structural feature or limited homology): MGLTLRLAKRNIALYFRDPMSVFFSVLGALIVLLLYVLFLGNMQVRELSISMPQASLSDIEFFVNSWVMGGILSISTLTTSLGAMGIMVDDHHLGVLKDFRVAPVKRWQLVMGYLLSAALSSLIINIVLFAAAEGLIVLRGGTLLGVMDALKVLGLLLLCCVSFTAISAFFVSLVKTPGAYGSLSSIIGTLLGFLSGAYIPIGSYTDTVQTFVKLLPFSHAGALLRSLFLGEPVRRILQGAPTDITNEVLTELGVNMAVNGYVLSPTVMLATIAGFGLIFFVLSVWRMSRNREL, encoded by the coding sequence ATGGGCTTAACGCTTCGTTTAGCTAAGCGCAATATCGCGCTGTATTTTCGTGACCCGATGTCGGTGTTTTTCTCAGTGCTGGGTGCTCTGATTGTACTTTTGCTGTACGTACTATTCTTGGGTAACATGCAGGTGCGGGAGCTTTCCATAAGCATGCCGCAGGCATCTCTTTCAGATATCGAATTTTTTGTAAATTCTTGGGTCATGGGTGGCATCTTGTCCATCTCCACGTTGACCACTTCTTTGGGTGCAATGGGTATCATGGTTGACGATCACCATCTTGGTGTGCTCAAGGACTTCCGCGTTGCACCGGTCAAGCGTTGGCAGTTGGTTATGGGGTACCTGCTCTCGGCTGCACTATCCAGCTTGATTATCAATATCGTACTGTTCGCTGCGGCAGAGGGGCTGATTGTGCTAAGAGGGGGCACACTCCTGGGCGTTATGGATGCCCTAAAGGTATTGGGACTGTTGCTGCTGTGCTGCGTTAGCTTTACGGCTATCAGCGCATTCTTTGTATCGCTTGTGAAAACACCGGGAGCCTACGGCAGTTTAAGCAGCATCATTGGCACACTATTAGGCTTTTTATCAGGCGCTTACATTCCTATCGGTTCCTATACCGACACGGTTCAGACATTTGTAAAGCTGCTGCCATTCAGCCATGCCGGAGCACTGCTGCGCAGTCTCTTTTTAGGTGAGCCCGTACGCCGTATCCTTCAAGGCGCACCCACAGACATCACCAACGAAGTTTTGACTGAATTAGGCGTAAATATGGCAGTAAACGGCTATGTGCTCTCCCCCACCGTCATGCTTGCGACAATCGCAGGCTTTGGCTTGATCTTTTTTGTTTTATCAGTATGGCGGATGTCACGTAACAGGGAGTTATAG
- the drrA gene encoding Daunorubicin/doxorubicin resistance ATP-binding protein DrrA: MDDILSVTNLVKRYGSLTAVDGISFSVPAGSLFAFLGPNGAGKSSTIHCICTLQGFDSGSITLAGHQAGREDDAIRRAIGVVFQDSVLDSLLTVRENLSARAAMYGITGKAFQTRLANVSDVVDLGDFMDRRYGKLSGGQKRRADIARGLIHTPQMLFLDEPTTGLDPQTRTRVWECIRTLQKDTGVTVFLTTHYMDEAARADMVAVIDHGKLIAQDTPLRLKAQYGQHKLRLIPIDGSARNALEQYLSNRGLTYRPHTEYVTVNLANTIDAVDIVNDVRPMLSEFELMRGSMDDVFLALTGHEIREGSGVA; this comes from the coding sequence ATGGACGATATACTGTCAGTCACTAATTTAGTCAAGCGCTATGGTTCACTAACCGCAGTTGATGGCATCAGCTTCAGCGTCCCCGCAGGCTCGCTATTTGCGTTTCTAGGGCCAAACGGCGCGGGAAAATCCAGCACCATCCACTGTATCTGCACCCTACAGGGTTTTGATTCAGGCAGCATCACATTGGCTGGGCATCAAGCCGGAAGAGAGGACGATGCAATACGGCGCGCCATCGGCGTGGTCTTTCAGGATTCGGTGTTGGACAGCTTGCTGACTGTGCGCGAGAACCTCAGTGCCCGTGCTGCTATGTATGGAATCACCGGCAAGGCGTTTCAGACGCGGCTTGCGAATGTATCCGATGTTGTAGATCTGGGTGACTTCATGGACAGGCGTTACGGCAAATTAAGCGGCGGGCAAAAGCGGCGTGCGGACATTGCAAGGGGGCTGATTCATACCCCGCAGATGCTATTCCTGGATGAACCCACCACCGGACTTGACCCGCAGACCCGCACCCGTGTGTGGGAATGCATTCGTACACTGCAAAAGGATACCGGCGTGACGGTATTTCTGACTACCCACTATATGGACGAAGCCGCCCGTGCCGACATGGTAGCCGTTATCGACCATGGCAAGCTGATTGCACAGGACACTCCGCTGCGCTTAAAGGCGCAATACGGACAGCACAAGCTGCGGCTGATTCCCATTGATGGGTCGGCAAGGAACGCACTGGAGCAATACCTGAGTAATCGGGGGTTGACCTACCGTCCGCATACGGAGTACGTCACAGTAAACCTAGCCAACACAATAGATGCTGTAGACATTGTAAATGATGTGCGCCCCATGCTCAGCGAGTTTGAGCTGATGCGCGGCAGCATGGACGATGTATTCCTCGCCCTGACCGGGCATGAGATTCGTGAAGGGAGCGGGGTGGCATAG
- a CDS encoding hypothetical protein (Evidence 5 : No homology to any previously reported sequences) — protein sequence MTRDFSPIRIIFANIINANFCNSFVCNIKILSKSTGFLKEKPEFYTMFDRSFPWADSRL from the coding sequence TTGACAAGGGATTTTTCACCAATTAGAATAATATTTGCAAACATCATAAATGCGAATTTCTGCAACAGTTTTGTCTGTAATATTAAGATTTTATCCAAATCCACGGGTTTTCTTAAAGAAAAACCAGAGTTTTATACTATGTTTGACAGAAGTTTTCCTTGGGCCGATTCACGACTTTAA
- a CDS encoding hypothetical protein (Evidence 5 : No homology to any previously reported sequences), which translates to MFFNLLIMSSTRLKSKKPPISEEISGFLWQREKDSNPHKQSQSLSCYPYTIPLYIACRLTSAGFIIPKSEHLSIPFFKKLRG; encoded by the coding sequence GTGTTTTTTAATCTTCTGATAATGTCGTCAACCAGATTGAAAAGTAAAAAACCACCTATTTCCGAAGAAATAAGTGGTTTCCTGTGGCAGCGGGAGAAGGATTCGAACCCTCACAAACAGAGTCAGAGTCTGTCGTGCTACCCTTACACAATCCCGCTATATATTGCCTGCCGTTTGACAAGCGCAGGGTTTATTATACCAAAATCAGAGCATTTGTCAATACCATTTTTCAAGAAACTTCGCGGTTAG
- the purA gene encoding Adenylosuccinate synthetase, with protein sequence MVKAIVGANWGDEGKGKITDLLAEDSDVVIRFQGGANAGHTIICDYGKFALHQLPSGVFYPHTTNIIGNGVALDVPKFIKELKSLTDGGVPAPHVLVDRRTQVLMPYHILQDTYEEERLAGAAYGSTKSGIAPFYADKYAKIGFQVCELFEEERLLARLEAVCQIKNVLFEHLYHKPLLDPQALFTELMGYRDAIAPYIGDAVSFVHLAVKDGKNILLEGQLGSMKDPDLGIYPFTTSSHTLAGYGSVGAGVPPTAITDVVCVAKAYSSAVGAGAFVSELFGEEADTLRRLGGDAGEFGATTGRPRRVGWMDAVATRYGCMVQGATEVVLTAIDCLGYLDEIRVCTGYEIDGKVTADFPASPLLDRAKPVYTTLPGWKSDIRGVTDYGLLPQAAKDYVNFIEAQIGVPVKTISTGPKRHEIIRRK encoded by the coding sequence ATGGTAAAAGCAATCGTGGGCGCCAATTGGGGCGACGAGGGCAAGGGCAAGATCACCGATCTGCTTGCTGAGGACTCGGACGTTGTCATCCGCTTTCAGGGCGGGGCCAACGCGGGCCACACCATCATCTGCGACTATGGCAAGTTCGCTCTCCATCAGCTCCCCTCCGGCGTGTTCTACCCCCACACCACCAACATCATCGGCAACGGCGTGGCGCTGGACGTACCCAAGTTTATCAAGGAGTTAAAGTCACTGACCGACGGCGGCGTGCCCGCCCCCCATGTCCTGGTGGACCGGCGCACCCAGGTCCTCATGCCCTATCACATTCTGCAGGACACCTACGAGGAGGAGCGGCTGGCCGGTGCGGCCTACGGCTCCACCAAGTCCGGCATCGCCCCTTTCTACGCGGATAAGTACGCCAAGATCGGCTTCCAGGTCTGCGAGCTCTTCGAGGAGGAGCGGCTCCTGGCCCGGCTTGAGGCCGTCTGCCAGATCAAGAACGTTCTCTTCGAGCACCTCTACCATAAACCTCTTCTGGATCCCCAGGCCCTCTTCACCGAGCTGATGGGCTACCGGGACGCCATTGCCCCCTATATCGGGGACGCCGTCTCCTTTGTTCATCTGGCCGTCAAGGACGGAAAAAATATTCTGCTGGAGGGCCAGCTCGGCTCCATGAAGGACCCGGACCTGGGCATCTATCCCTTCACCACCTCCTCCCACACCCTGGCCGGGTACGGCTCCGTGGGCGCGGGGGTACCCCCTACCGCCATCACCGACGTGGTCTGCGTCGCCAAGGCCTACTCCTCCGCCGTGGGGGCCGGAGCCTTCGTCTCCGAGCTCTTCGGTGAGGAGGCAGACACGCTGCGCCGCCTGGGCGGCGACGCGGGCGAGTTCGGCGCCACCACCGGGCGGCCCCGGCGTGTGGGCTGGATGGACGCGGTGGCCACCCGGTACGGCTGTATGGTCCAGGGCGCCACAGAAGTGGTGCTCACCGCCATCGACTGCCTGGGTTACCTGGACGAGATCAGGGTCTGCACCGGGTACGAGATCGACGGCAAGGTAACGGCTGACTTCCCCGCCTCCCCCCTCTTAGACCGGGCAAAGCCGGTCTACACCACCCTTCCCGGCTGGAAGTCCGACATCCGCGGCGTGACCGACTATGGTCTGCTCCCCCAGGCGGCCAAGGATTATGTAAACTTTATTGAGGCCCAGATCGGCGTGCCTGTCAAGACAATCTCTACCGGCCCCAAGCGGCACGAGATCATCCGCAGGAAATAA
- a CDS encoding conserved hypothetical protein (Evidence 4 : Homologs of previously reported genes of unknown function), with amino-acid sequence MNFLLKSGTLYWTDGGPYGPALADIRNRLCGSEKQIIAGGEQFLSKIRMEVPPEELPPGSCPKQYLLKNSEGEVLLSGIPRYADGDDPSVVGWPIYRMPRVNSAELLFQGRSGLLQMINSQNYRLTAPSGKEMLTLLHRGIIGGWSLETAEEFSPELLCGIFIFCRYIEQENEFTTV; translated from the coding sequence ATGAACTTTCTTCTGAAGTCAGGCACCCTGTATTGGACGGATGGCGGGCCCTACGGCCCGGCCCTGGCCGATATTCGCAACCGCCTGTGCGGCTCTGAAAAGCAGATCATCGCGGGAGGAGAGCAGTTCCTCAGCAAAATTCGGATGGAGGTTCCCCCAGAGGAGCTTCCCCCAGGCTCCTGCCCCAAGCAATACCTGCTGAAAAATTCTGAGGGCGAGGTCCTGCTGTCCGGCATTCCGAGATATGCCGATGGGGATGACCCCTCCGTTGTGGGATGGCCCATCTACAGGATGCCGCGTGTAAACTCCGCCGAGCTCCTGTTTCAGGGCCGGAGCGGACTTCTCCAAATGATCAACAGCCAAAATTACCGCTTGACCGCCCCCTCCGGCAAAGAGATGCTCACCCTTCTGCACAGGGGGATTATCGGCGGCTGGAGCCTGGAAACGGCGGAGGAGTTCAGCCCCGAGCTCCTGTGCGGCATCTTCATATTTTGCCGCTATATAGAGCAGGAGAACGAATTCACCACCGTATGA